The Luteitalea sp. genome has a window encoding:
- the larC gene encoding nickel pincer cofactor biosynthesis protein LarC produces MSIAYLDCASGVSGDMTLAALVDAGADLAAVQAGIDSLGLPSCRLVASAVTKRGFRATQITVEHAPEHVHRHLHHITEMIERGALTPRASQLATAVFTRLAEAEAKVHGTTIKEVHFHEVGAVDSIADIVGSAIAYDLLGIERLVAAPVPTGTGFVTIAHGRCSIPAPATGELLRGVPLSSFSVEGELTTPTGAALVTTLAERFGPLPAMTIRSIGYGPGQSDFDHPNILRLFVGEEVAGVSPIEHDTIVLLETNLDDVDGESIGYCVERLWEAGALDVCASPIQMKKGRPGVLLAVQAKPADADRLEAIIFRDTMTLGVRRQALTRHVLRRQPSEVSTEWGAIRGVVARLPDGSVRFAPEYESCRQIAAEQHLSLARVRTAAVAAFDAAAADVPSA; encoded by the coding sequence ATGTCCATCGCCTACCTCGATTGTGCGAGCGGCGTGAGCGGTGATATGACCCTTGCCGCGCTGGTTGACGCCGGCGCGGATCTGGCAGCGGTTCAAGCCGGTATCGACTCGCTCGGACTGCCAAGCTGCCGGCTCGTGGCGTCGGCGGTCACGAAACGAGGCTTCCGCGCAACGCAGATCACCGTCGAGCACGCTCCGGAGCACGTGCATCGCCACCTGCATCACATCACGGAGATGATCGAGCGCGGTGCCCTGACACCCCGTGCGTCTCAGCTGGCGACCGCGGTCTTCACGCGACTTGCCGAGGCGGAGGCCAAGGTCCACGGCACGACGATCAAGGAGGTCCACTTCCACGAGGTCGGCGCGGTCGACTCGATCGCCGATATCGTCGGGTCCGCGATTGCGTACGACCTCCTCGGCATCGAGCGCCTCGTCGCGGCGCCGGTGCCCACTGGCACGGGGTTTGTGACGATCGCCCACGGCAGATGCTCCATTCCCGCGCCCGCGACGGGCGAGCTCCTGCGCGGGGTCCCGCTCTCGAGCTTCAGCGTCGAAGGCGAGCTGACAACACCCACCGGTGCGGCGCTCGTCACCACGCTCGCAGAGCGGTTCGGTCCGCTGCCGGCGATGACGATTCGGTCGATCGGCTACGGCCCGGGACAGAGCGACTTCGATCACCCGAACATCCTGCGACTGTTCGTGGGCGAAGAGGTCGCGGGCGTCTCTCCGATCGAGCACGATACGATCGTGCTGCTGGAGACCAATCTCGACGACGTGGACGGCGAATCGATCGGCTACTGCGTCGAGCGGCTGTGGGAAGCAGGCGCGCTCGATGTTTGCGCCTCGCCGATTCAGATGAAGAAAGGGCGTCCGGGCGTGTTGTTGGCCGTGCAGGCGAAGCCCGCCGATGCGGATCGTCTGGAAGCGATAATCTTCCGCGACACGATGACGCTCGGTGTGCGGCGGCAAGCGCTGACCCGCCACGTACTGCGGCGGCAGCCGAGCGAGGTCAGTACGGAATGGGGGGCCATTCGCGGTGTGGTCGCGCGGCTCCCGGATGGCTCGGTGCGGTTCGCTCCGGAGTACGAGTCTTGCCGGCAGATTGCGGCCGAACAGCACCTCTCGCTCGCCCGCGTGCGCACGGCCGCCGTTGCGGCGTTCGACGCCGCCGCGGCGGACGTGCCATCGGCTTGA
- a CDS encoding LppP/LprE family lipoprotein has product MEYIAPLVLSVSLGGAAQAQQAPIPTVSELPAVHARDAEAPAREQQEPTEPPVDATETSAGSWLDRPVRNWNRPGAALPKPTKGEYEPTIDEQCKDSLRKGDGPEDTQVTQAGWSLFGSRQTYNDVTLVSGMSGADGMCRPFGYQVFIFVGGQFAGTIAPEPMASRMDGDAGPVSLFSDETLSVEFSRYKDTDPLCCPSGRTSVSYRIDREGAHPVLAPEEITPVSQP; this is encoded by the coding sequence ATGGAATACATCGCTCCTCTCGTGCTCTCGGTGTCGCTCGGTGGCGCCGCGCAAGCGCAGCAGGCACCGATTCCGACCGTGTCCGAGCTTCCCGCGGTGCACGCACGTGATGCAGAAGCCCCTGCACGCGAGCAGCAGGAGCCCACCGAGCCGCCGGTCGATGCGACGGAGACCTCGGCCGGTAGTTGGCTCGACCGACCGGTCCGGAACTGGAACAGGCCAGGCGCCGCCCTTCCGAAGCCGACCAAGGGCGAGTACGAGCCCACAATCGACGAGCAATGCAAGGACTCACTGAGGAAGGGCGACGGGCCGGAAGATACGCAGGTCACACAGGCCGGATGGTCGCTGTTCGGATCGCGGCAGACGTACAACGACGTGACGCTCGTCTCCGGCATGTCGGGTGCCGACGGCATGTGTCGTCCTTTCGGCTACCAGGTCTTCATCTTCGTCGGCGGCCAGTTCGCCGGCACGATCGCCCCAGAGCCGATGGCGTCCCGCATGGACGGTGACGCCGGACCTGTCTCGCTCTTCAGCGACGAGACCCTGAGCGTGGAGTTCAGCCGGTACAAAGACACCGACCCGCTGTGCTGTCCGTCGGGTCGCACATCCGTGTCGTACCGGATCGATCGCGAAGGAGCTCACCCGGTGCTCGCGCCTGAGGAGATCACACCGGTCTCGCAGCCATGA